In Syngnathoides biaculeatus isolate LvHL_M chromosome 5, ASM1980259v1, whole genome shotgun sequence, the following are encoded in one genomic region:
- the arhgap5 gene encoding rho GTPase-activating protein 5 yields MAKNKDARPPTFAVSVVGLSGAEKDKGNSGVGKSCLCNRYVRPDADDYYSEHTSVLSTIDFGGRVVNNDHFLYWGDVPHRGDEGLDCKIQVIEQTEFIDDQTFQAHRSTNMQQYSKRAATAKLQSAEKLMYICTDQLGLEQDFDQKQMPDGKLNIDGFVLCVDVSKGCNRKFDDQMKFVNGLYSQIAKSKKPTVVAATKCDEFVDQHLRDLYTFVAGKKNLLLVETSARANVNVELCFNALVQQMDKARGKPKLVPYSEADKVQRQLIASVTERFEKLMGQMVRDYHTTWKGVVSNAKGNPDYEEFITLEGSRKAKSMFTKHIAQLKQEHIKRRREEYLTTLPKTLNNLLSRLDEVEHLTWAEAQSIIRNRSDFQCWFVVLEQTPWDESDHVDHSDRRIPFDLLSTPDGERIYRNHVQHLLSEKRRLDMKERFKKTLDRVHFISAGQPWEEVMCFVMEDEAFKFITESDRRDVYCRHQQEIVERAKEDFQEMLFEHAELFYDLDLNATPSCDKMSEIHSVLNEEPRYRALQKLAPDRESLLFKHIGFVYHPTKETCLSGHNCVDLKAEQVLAKRLVQLDHGRSTLYYNVANVDKINLCLLGREGLSQELANEIRAQSTDDEYALDGKIYEMELLPVDVNSTLLFSHTWLSTFKPHGCFCVFNSIESLNCVGDCVGRIRAEIAQSRREKFAPPLPFILILANQRDTVCKNTPILRHQGQQLANKLQCTFVDIPPGAFPRKFTEFQIKQGLRAVLDGLKQNFDVLAPLPSIKDMSEADLRIVMCAMCWDPFGIELILSPFLESHCCGAGQPGQPNTLLLDKIIGDCRRRIQVTVLSYHSAIGVRKDELVHGYILVYSAKRKASMATLRAFLAEVQDVIPVQMVAVTDSQADFFENDAIKELMTEGEHIATEIAAKFTALYSLSQYHRQTEVFTPFFNEVLEKKPNIESSFLFDSSSRESTTGAGEEVSQTSPQSHSPAFNAYYPESDDDNEAPPPYSPIGDDVQLLPTPSERTKYRIDLEGNEYPVHSTPTGDHERNHKVPPPVRPKPALSKPHVKKLDPNLLKTIEAGMRSNRRPPRGPATHANDAAEASDNYAEPADALLRARGFHANDIYAEPDDGHGRPVKIRNSFGPHGGGEDANGYERKSQTGRRPSKYKHRSKILFSKTKAYQRRFHSDSDGEETGPATQNKKKKGRTHRGGEEDPLLSPADPWKGGIDNPAITSDPEQEDKKMKKKKTAKTPKEPKKAKPSKPLYPPTRRTWESNYFGVPLHSLVGPDQAVPVFVEKCVDYIERTGLTTEGLYRVSGNKTDQDNIQKQFDQDQSVDFVALDVAVNAAAGALKAFFADLPEPLIPYSLHPELVEAAKMADYLERLQLLKEIVKKFPPVNYEVFKYIITHLNRVSQHSKSTLMTADNLSICFWPTLMRPDFENKDTLSTTKLNQAVVEAFIVQSDFFFHGGDVPDGAPGPPPQRCHDMVEALLPLQLPPPLQPQQIRHTLPPEPLV; encoded by the exons ATGGCCAAGAACAAGGATGCGCGGCCCCCGACATTCGCCGTCAGCGTGGTCGGCCTCTCCGGGGCGGAAAAGGACAAGGGAAACAGCGGCGTGGGCAAGTCGTGCCTCTGCAACAGATACGTGCGTCCGGACGCCGACGACTACTACTCGGAGCACACGTCCGTTTTGAGCACAATCGACTTTGGGGGGCGCGTGGTGAACAATGACCACTTTCTGTACTGGGGCGACGTCCCCCACAGGGGTGACGAAGGACTCGACTGTAAGATCCAGGTCATCGAGCAGACGGAGTTCATTGACGATCAGACGTTTCAGGCGCACCGGAGCACCAACATGCAGCAGTACAGCAAACGGGCGGCGACCGCCAAGCTCCAGTCTGCCGAGAAGCTCATGTACATCTGCACGGACCAGCTGGGCCTGGAGCAGGACTTTGACCAGAAGCAGATGCCGGACGGAAAGCTGAACATCGACGGCTTCGTGCTCTGCGTGGACGTCAGCAAGGGCTGCAACCGGAAATTTGATGACCAAATGAAGTTTGTCAACGGCCTCTACTCTCAAATCGCCAAGTCCAAGAAACCTACTGTGGTCGCTGCCACCAAATGCGATGAGTTTGTCGATCAGCACCTGAGGGACCTTTACACTTTCGTGGCCGGCAAGAAGAACTTGCTCCTCGTCGAGACGTCGGCACGCGCCAACGTCAATGTGGAGCTCTGCTTCAACGCTCTGGTTCAGCAGATGGACAAAGCCAGGGGCAAGCCAAAACTCGTGCCGTACTCGGAGGCCGATAAAGTCCAGAGGCAGCTCATTGCCTCGGTGACGGAAAGATTTGAGAAACTCATGGGGCAGATGGTCCGAGATTACCATACCACGTGGAAAGGCGTGGTCAGCAACGCAAAGGGCAACCCCGACTATGAGGAGTTCATCACCTTGGAGGGCTCCAGGAAGGCCAAGAGCATGTTCACAAAGCACATTGCACAGCTGAAACAAGAGCACATCAAGAGGAGGCGAGAGGAGTACCTCACCACTCTGCCCAAGACCCTCAACAACCTCCTAAGTCGCCTGGACGAGGTGGAGCACTTGACGTGGGCCGAGGCACAAAGCATCATCCGCAACCGCTCCGATTTCCAGTGCTGGTTCGTGGTACTGGAGCAAACGCCGTGGGACGAGTCGGACCACGTCGACCACAGCGACCGGCGGATACCTTTCGACCTCCTGAGCACACCCGACGGCGAGAGGATCTACCGCAACCACGTCCAGCACCTGCTGTCAGAGAAGAGGAGGCTCGACATGAAGGAGAGGTTCAAGAAGACGTTGGACAGGGTTCACTTTATCAGCGCCGGGCAGCCTTGGGAGGAAGTCATGTGCTTCGTGATGGAGGATGAAGCCTTCAAGTTCATCACGGAATCCGACAGGAGGGACGTTTACTGTCGACACCAGCAGGAGATAGTCGAGCGGGCCAAAGAAGACTTCCAGGAAATGCTCTTTGAGCACGCCGAGCTCTTCTACGACTTGGATCTGAACGCCACGCCGAGTTGCGACAAGATGAGCGAGATCCACAGCGTGCTCAACGAGGAGCCCAGGTACCGGGCGCTCCAGAAACTGGCCCCCGACCGAGAGTCTCTGCTCTTCAAGCACATCGGTTTCGTTTACCACCCCACCAAGGAAACCTGCCTGAGCGGGCACAACTGCGTGGACCTGAAAGCCGAGCAGGTTCTCGCCAAAAGACTGGTTCAGCTGGACCACGGCCGCTCCACCCTCTACTACAACGTTGCCAACGTAGACAAGATCAACCTCTGCCTCCTGGGAAGGGAGGGCCTCTCGCAGGAGCTCGCCAACGAGATTCGAGCCCAGTCCACGGACGACGAGTACGCCCTCGACGGCAAAATTTACGAAATGGAGCTTCTGCCCGTGGACGTCAACTCCACGTTGCTCTTCAGCCACACCTGGCTGTCCACGTTCAAGCCGCACGGCTGCTTCTGCGTTTTCAACTCCATCGAGTCCCTCAACTGCGTCGGGGATTGCGTCGGCAGGATCCGTGCGGAGATCGCCCAGAGCAGGAGAGAGAAGTTTGCTCCTCCTCTCCCGTTTATCCTCATCCTGGCCAATCAGCGGGACACCGTGTGCAAGAACACGCCCATCCTGCGGCACCAGGGCCAGCAGCTGGCCAATAAGCTCCAGTGCACCTTCGTGGACATCCCCCCCGGCGCCTTTCCGCGCAAGTTCACGGAGTTCCAGATCAAGCAGGGCCTCCGAGCGGTTCTGGACGGCCTCAAGCAGAACTTTGACGTCCTGGCGCCGCTGCCCTCTATCAAAGACATGTCGGAGGCTGACCTCCGGATCGTCATGTGCGCCATGTGCTGGGACCCCTTCGGCATCGAACTCATTCTCTCTCCCTTTCTGGAGTCGCACTGCTGCGGCGCGGGGCAGCCGGGCCAGCCCAACACGCTGCTCCTGGACAAGATTATCGGGGACTGCAGGAGGAGGATTCAGGTCACCGTCCTCTCTTACCACTCGGCCATCGGCGTCCGCAAGGACGAGCTGGTGCACGGCTACATCTTGGTCTACTCGGCCAAGCGCAAGGCGTCCATGGCCACGCTGCGTGCCTTCCTGGCAGAGGTCCAAGACGTCATCCCGGTCCAGATGGTGGCCGTCACCGACAGCCAGGCGGACTTCTTTGAAAATGACGCCATCAAGGAGCTGATGACCGAAGGCGAGCACATCGCCACAGAGATCGCCGCCAAGTTTACGGCGCTCTACTCGCTGTCGCAGTACCACCGGCAGACGGAGGTTTTTACACCCTTCTTCAACGAAGTGCTGGAGAAGAAACCCAATATTGAGAGCTCCTTCTTGTTTGACAGCTCGTCGAGGGAGAGCACCACCGGGGCCGGCGAAGAGGTCTCCCAGACCTCGCCGCAGAGCCACTCTCCGGCCTTCAACGCGTACTATCCGGAGTCCGACGACGACAACGAAGCCCCCCCTCCGTACAGTCCCATAGGCGACGACGTCCAGCTTCTTCCCACGCCCAGCGAGCGCACCAAGTACCGTATCGACCTGGAGGGCAACGAATACCCGGTCCACAGCACGCCCACGGGCGACCACGAACGCAACCACAAAGTGCCTCCGCCCGTTCGGCCCAAGCCGGCTTTATCCAAGCCCCACGTGAAAAAGTTGGATCCCAACTTGCTGAAAACCATCGAAGCCGGGATGCGAAGCAACCGCCGTCCGCCACGCGGACCCGCCACGCACGCGAATGACGCGGCGGAGGCTTCGGACAACTACGCGGAACCCGCTGACGCCCTGCTGAGGGCCAGGGGCTTCCACGCCAACGACATTTACGCCGAGCCCGACGACGGGCACGGCCGCCCCGTTAAGATCCGAAACTCGTTCGGCCCGCACGGGGGAGGAGAGGACGCCAACGGATACGAGCGCAAGTCTCAGACCGGACGTCGGCCCTCCAAGTACAAACACCGCTCCAAAATCCTCTTCAGCAAGACCAAGGCCTACCAACGACGCTTCCACTCGGACAGCGACGGCGAGGAGACGGGCCCCGCCACGcagaataagaagaagaaggggaggacCCACCGGGGCGGCGAGGAGGACCCGCTCCTGTCCCCTGCCGACCCCTGGAAGGGCGGCATCGACAACCCCGCCATCACCTCCGACCCCGAGCAGGAAgacaagaagatgaagaagaagaagacggccAAGACTCCAAAGGAACCCAAGAAG GCCAAACCTTCGAAGCCGCTGTACCCGCCCACCCGAAGAACGTGGGAGAGCAACTACTTCGGCGTGCCGCTGCACAGCCTGGTGGGACCCGATCAAGCCGTGCCGGTCTTCGTGGAGAAGTGTGTGGACTACATCGAGCGCACCG GTTTGACCACCGAAGGCTTGTACCGCGTCAGTGGCAATAAGACGGACCAGGACAACATCCAGAAGCAGTTCGATCAAG ACCAGAGCGTGGACTTCGTGGCGCTGGACGTGGCCGTCAACGCGGCGGCCGGAGCGCTGAAGGCGTTCTTCGCCGACCTGCCCGAGCCGCTCATCCCGTACAGCCTCCATCCGGAACTGGTGGAGGCCGCAA AAATGGCCGACTACTTGGAGCGTCTGCAGCTCCTGAAGGAAATCGTCAAGAAGTTTCCCCCGGTCAACTATGAAGTCTTCAAATACATCATCACGCACCTCAACAG GGTGAGCCAGCACAGCAAAAGCACGCTGATGACGGCCGACAATTTGTCCATCTGCTTCTGGCCGACGCTGATGCGGCCCGACTTCGAGAACAAAGACACGCTGTCCACCACCAAGCTCAACCAGGCCGTGGTGGAGGCCTTCATCGTGCAGAGCGACTTCTTCTTCCACGGCGGCGACGTCCCCGACGGCGCCCCCGGCCCCCCGCCGCAGCGTTGCCACGACATGGTGGAGGCGCTGCTGCCCCTGCAGCTGCCGCCGCCCCTGCAGCCGCAGCAGATCCGCCACACGCTGCCCCCCGAGCCCCTCGTTTGA